The stretch of DNA GATGGAATCGTAGGGCGTGATCAGGACCACCGAATGCACCGGGCGCTGCTTTGCCACCTGCACCGCCACGCCCGAACCGAGGCTGCGGCCGACCAGGGCGATGCGCGTGGCGTCCACCTGGCCGAGTTCGGCGAGCCAGTCGAACAGGGTGCAGCCGTCGTCGATCATGTGGATCTCGGCCGGCACGCCGTGCGACTGGCCGTAGCCGCGGTAGTTCATGGCGAGCACCGTCATGCCGGGGAACAGCTTGCCGGCGTCGCGCGCGACCCAGGATACTTCTTCGGAGCGCCCGCCGAAATACATCACCGCGGGACGCGGACCCGGAACGAGCGGGGTAAGCAGCCAGCCGCACAGGCGGGTGCCGTCCTTGGCGCGCAGCACCACGGGGCGGGTGCGGTGCCCGCTGCTGCGCGGGCTTTCGCATTCCGGGGTGATGCAGGGATTGAACACCAGGCGACGCTGGTTGGCCGCGACGGCGGCCGTCAGGGTCAGCCACAAAAAGCTGGCAAACCCGGTAATCCCCGCCGCCATTTTCTTTGAAGTGTCCATGGTTCCAGTCTACGCCCGCCGCGGGAATTTGTTCTGTGCGGCACTTCGCTCAGTGGAGAGCGATATCGAGGCGTAGCGGAACAGTTGGCTTATTACAACAGCAAGTCGGCGGAGCCGCGCGCCCCGCGCTTCAGTCCGGCGCGTGCAGCGGGGAAGGGCCGGCGGCCACGTATTGCTCGACGTCGGGCGCGCGATGGTCGATGCGCACGTCCTGCCCGTCGGCGTGCACGCCCGCTTCGGCATGCTCGCCGCCATCGCCGTCGCCGCCCATGCGCCTGCCCAGGTATTCCGAGGCCAGCACGCCGGCGGCCGACAGGGCGGTCAGGGCCAGCGAACCGCCCCTGGCATGGCTGCCCCGGCGGCGCAGCACCAGGTTGGCGGCGCCCACCAGCAGGGCGGCGCCGGTGAGGGCGGCATGCAGCTGGCCTTCGCGCCTGGCTTCGCCCTGCGGCTTGTCGGCCACGTACTCGGCCACGCCGGCGGCGCCGGCTGCCAGGCCGCCGACGATGCCGGCGCCCATGCTCAGGTAGGAGGCCTTGGCATAGTCTTCGTCGCCGGTGGCGCTGTGCATGGCGTCGAGGATGAAACCGAAGGGAATGAGGACGCTTGGGGCCGCGCCCAGGATCGAGTGCAGAGGTTGGCCGGCAATGGTGATCTTGTTCATGGCATGCTCCTGGCGGTGGTTGCTGTCGGCTCAAGTGTGGCATAGGGGAGGGGAGGGGCACGCACGGTTGGGGATGGCCGGATGTTCGAGTAAGATCGACCATTCCGGCCCATGCGCCGCCCTGCCATCGGAGATTCTGTGCACTACCTGCTCATGTACGACCTCGCCCCCGACTATCTCGAGCGCCGCGCCGAATTCTGCGACGAGCACCTGAAGCTGGCCTGGGAGGCGCAGCGGCGCGGCGAGCTGGTGCTTGCCGGCGCGCTGGACAATCCGGCCGACCGCGCGGTGCTGATGTTCAGCTGCGACAGCCCGCAAACGGCGCAACTGTTCGCCGCCAGGGACCCCTACGTCACCCACGGCCTGGTGCGCGCCTTCCACGTGCGCCAGTGGAACACCGTGATCGGCGACGATGCCTTCGCCCCGGTCCACCCCGGCTAAAATTCCTGCTGGCAAACTTGCACTGAACAGGTAACATTGCCCGGCTTTCAACTGAGCCGGAGAGTTCATGCATACTGCCGTCAACCTGTGGCCGCTGCTCGGCGTCGCGGTCATCGTCGCCGGGTTCCTGCTGCGCGCGCATCCCGTGCTGGTGGTGGTGGCCGCCTGCGGCGTCACCGGGTTTGCCGCCGCCATGCCGCTGGAACGCATCCTCGGCTCGCTCGGCAGCGCCTTCGTCAAGACGCGCAACCTGCCCTTGATCCTGCTGCTGCCGCTGGCCGCCATCGGCCTGCTGGAGCGCGCCGGCCTGCGCGAGCGGGCCCAGGCCGCGATCGCGACAGTGCGCTCGGCCACGGCGGGCCGCCTCCTGATCGTCTACCTGTTCGCGCGCGAAACCTCGGCGGCGGCCGGCCTGACCAGCCTGGGCGGCCAGGCCTCGATGGTGCGTCCGCTGGTGGCGCCGATGGCCGAAGCCGCCGCCGAAACGCGCTACGGCAATCTGCCCGAGCCGCTGCGCCACCGCATCCGCGCCATGTCCGCCGCCACCGACAACGTCGGCCTGTTCTTCGGCGAAGACATCTTCGTCGCCTTCGGCGCCATCGTCCTGATGCAGACCATCCTGAACGCTGAAGGCATCGCGGTCGATCCGCTGCACATGGCGCTGTGGGGCATCCCGACCGCCGTCACCGCCTTCGTCATCCACGCCTGGAACCTGCGCCGGCTCGATGCGCACATCCGCCGCACGATGGGCGAGGCAGGGGGGAAGGCATGATCACGCTCGAACTGTTCTACATCGTGGCCGGCCTGCTGTTCCTGGCCGTGGCCGTGATGAACCTGCGCGACCGCAGCAACCCGCGCCGCCATACCACCGCGCTGTTCTGGGGACTGTACGCCTTGCTCTACCTAGCGGGCGAACGCCTGCCGCCGAACCTGGTCGGCGCCCTGATGATCCTGATGGCGCTGCTGGCCGGCTTTGGCGGCGTCATCGGCGGCAAGCCGGCCGTGGTGCCGGAGGAGCAGCGCCGCGCTTCCAGCGCCCGGCTCGGCAACCGGCTGTTCATCCCGGCGCTGATCCTGCCGCTGGTGACCATGCTCGGCGCCACCGTGTTCTCCGATGTGCAGGTGGCCGGCCTGCCGTTGCTCGATCCCAAGCACCTGACCCTGGCCGCCCTGGGCGTGGCGGCGCTGCTGGCGCTGGGCGCGGCCTGCTGGCTCACGCGCGTCACGCCGCTGCAGGGCGTGCGCGAGGCGCGCCGCCTGGTCGATGCGATCAGCTGGGCCTTCGTGCTGCCGCACATGCTGGCCGTGCTCGGCCTGCTGTTCACCGAGGCCGGCGTGGGCAAGGCGGTCGCGCACGTGACCACCTCCTATATCGACATGGATTCGCGCTTCGTCGCGGTGGCGGTGTTCTGCATCGGCATGGCCCTGTTTACCATCGTGATGGGCAACGGCTTCGCCGCCTTCCCGGTGATGGCGGGCGGGGTCGGCATCCCGGTGCTGGTCGGCGTGTACGGCGCCAATCCGGCCGTGATGGCGGCAATCGGCATGTTCAGCGCGTATTGCGGTACATTGATGACGCCGATGGCGGCGAACTTCAACATCGTGCCGGCCGCGCTGCTCGACCTGCCCGACAAGAACGCCGTGATCCGGGCGCAGATTCCAACTGCGCTGCCGCTGCTGGCGGCCAACATCTTCCTCTTGTACTTCCTGATGAACCGATGATCAAGACCGTACTGCTTACCGGCTTCGAGCCGTTCAACAAGGCGACCGTCAACCCGGCCTGGGAGGCCGTGCGCGCGCTGGATGGATGGAGCGGCGAGGGCTTTCGCGTCGAAGCGCGCCAGTTGCCCTGTGTCTTCGTCGACGCCAACGAGGCCTTGGCCGCGATGGTCGACGAGCTGCATCCGGATATCGTGATCGCCGTCGGCCAGGCCGGCGGGCGCGCCGAGATCTCGGTGGAGCGGGTGGCGATCAACGTCGACGACGCGTCCATTCTCGACAACGCCGGCCGGCAGCCGGTGGACCGTCCCATCGTCGAGGACGGACCGGCGGCCTATTTCAGCACGCTGCCGATCAAGGCGATGGTGGCGGCGATGCGCGCCAAGGGCCTGGCGGCGGGCGTGTCACAGACCGCGGGCACCTTCGTGTGCAACCACGTGTTCTACGGGCTGATGCACCATACGGCCGGCAAGCCGACGCGGGCGGGTTTCATCCACGTGCCCTTCCTGCCCGAACAGGCGGAAGAGCGGCCGGACGATCCGCCCTCGATGGCCCTGGACGACATCATCCTGGGCATCATGACGGCGGTCGACACGGCCGTGCACGTGGAACGCGACGTGGCGCAGGCCGGCGGGGCGACTCACTGAGCCGCCCGCCGGGTTGCGCCACGCACTCCGTCAGTTCGGTAGGGTGGGCGGGTTCCCCGCCCACGCGGTGATAGTTGCGATATGATCAGTCGCACGGGCTGCAGTACTGTGATCTGACCGCGTGGGCGGGAGACCCGCCCACCCTACATAAGAACGGTGGCTCTTGGAATGATCAGCGCTTTTCCTGCAGCTTCTCGCCGGCACGCTCCAGGGCGGCGCCGGTCTTGTCGCCCACCTTGTCCGAGGCTGCGCGGACTTCGGCTGCGGCTTCCTTCGACTCCTGCTTGATCTCGGCGCCGGCTTCGCGCATGTTTTCGCCGGCCTTGTCGGCTGCCTGCTCGATGTTCTCGCCGGCGCGGTCGGCGGCGGCGTCGACGCGTGCGGCGGCTTCACGGGTTTCCTGGGCAGCGTTGGCGGCCGCATTGTCGACGGCGGCGCCAGCTTCCTGGGCAGGGCCCATGTTCGGGTTGTCGTCGGTTTTCTTGCAGCCGGTGGCCATCACGGCGACAGCCAGCATCAGGGCGGTAATGGTAGCGGTGGTTTTCATGGGTGTGCTCCTTGTGAAGAGGTTTAAGTTATTCATCTTTTGACAAGAGTTTGCACGAGAGACTTGATGAGAACGGTGCGCGAAGTAACGCAGAATAAAGAAAAACTTGCTTATCAAACAAAATTTATGAAAAACCTTGTTGTAATAAGTTTTGTTGAAAGGCGATTGCCTTGGAGCGCGAGCTAGGGGGATGTTAGGATCGATCAATGGACCGACGAACTGATTACAAGACCGCACTGCTCATCGACTCCGCCATCCATGAGGCGGCCAGCGAAGGGCGTCCGCGCGCCGCCACCGAACTGGCCAAGCTCGGGGTGCCGATGGAAATCACGATGCGGGTGCTGACCCGTCCCGCCGACCGCCGCCACCAGATCGCTTCGCTCAGCACGGTGGCGGTCGAGATCAAGCGTCAGTAGGCTGTTCCGGGAACAGGATGTTCAGGAAGGCGCGCACCACCGGCGCATCGCCTTCCACCGGGTAGGTAATATAGAGATTCGCCGAGGGCGGATTGCTGCGGATCGGCAGGAAGCGCACGCCCGGCCAGCCGATGCGGCTGGTGGTCTGGGGCAGCAGCGCCACGCCCAGGCCGGCGCCCACCATGGCCAGCAGGGTCTGCGGCTCGGCCGCTTCCTGGAAGATGGTCGGCTGGAAGCCGGCGTTGACGCAGCACTGGATCAGGTAGCGCGGTTCGGCCGACTGGTCCAGGTGCAGGGTCAGCATGGGCTCGCCGGCGATGTCGATCAGTTCGATCGCCTCGTTCTGCGCCAGCGGATGTTTGGCGTTGATCGCCACGCACACGTCCTCCCGGAAGCACAGGTCCTGGCGCAGGTTGGCCTGCTTCAGCACGTCCGCCTCGATGCGCGGCTCGCGCCAGAAACCGACGTCGATCTGCCTGGCGCGCAGCGCTTCCCACTGGTCGTTCGGCCCCAGTTCGTGGATGGTCCAGGTCACGCGCGGGTACTGGCTCTGGAACTGTTCCAGCAGCGCGGGAATCGGCCCCCACATCGCCGAGCCGACGATGCCCACGCGCAGGCGGCCCACTTCGCCGCGGTCGATCTGGCGGATGGTGTCGATCGTCATGCGCATCCTGGCCAGCAGCTCGGCCGCCTCCAGCATCAGGGCCTTGCCGGCCACCGTCAGCTCGAAGCTGCGCGTGGTGCGGGTGAACAGGCGCACCCCGAGCTCGCTTTCCAGCTTCATGATCTGCTGGCTCAGCGGCGGCTGCGAAATGTGCAGGCGCTCGGCCGCGCGCGAAAAGCTTTTCTCTTCGGCGACGGCCAGGAAGTAGCGCAGCTGTTTCAGGTCGATCGACATGGCGCGCCGCGGATCAGGCGTTCAAGGCCACGGCCAGGCGGGCGCCCACCAGGGCGTTGTGCTTGACCAGGGCGATGTTGGTCGCCAGGCTGCGGCCTTCGGTCAGTTCCTTGATGCGGGCCAGCAGGAAGGGCGTGACGGCCTTGCCCTTCACGCCTTGCGCCTCGGCTTCGCCCAGCGCCTGCTTGATGATGGCGTCGATTTCCTCGCCCGGCATCGCCGATTCGGCGGGAACCGGATTGCTGACCACCACGCCGCCCGCCAGGCCGAGCTGCCACTTGGTGCGGATAAAGGCCGCCTGTTCTTCCGGCGTGTCGAGCTGGAAGTCGGCCTTGAAGCCGCTCTCGCGCGTGAAGAAGGCCGGGAAGCCCGGCTGGCCGACGCTCAGCACCGGCACGCCGTGGGTTTCCAGGTATTCGAGGGTCAGGCCGATGTCGAGGATCGACTTCACGCCGGCGCAGACCACGGCCACGCTGGTGTGGCTGAGCTCCTGCAGGTCGGCCGAGATGTCGAAGCTGGTCTCGGCGCCGCGGTGCACGCCGCCGATGCCGCCGGTGACGAACACCTCGATGCC from Massilia varians encodes:
- a CDS encoding YciI-like protein encodes the protein MHYLLMYDLAPDYLERRAEFCDEHLKLAWEAQRRGELVLAGALDNPADRAVLMFSCDSPQTAQLFAARDPYVTHGLVRAFHVRQWNTVIGDDAFAPVHPG
- a CDS encoding DUF2231 domain-containing protein, which encodes MNKITIAGQPLHSILGAAPSVLIPFGFILDAMHSATGDEDYAKASYLSMGAGIVGGLAAGAAGVAEYVADKPQGEARREGQLHAALTGAALLVGAANLVLRRRGSHARGGSLALTALSAAGVLASEYLGRRMGGDGDGGEHAEAGVHADGQDVRIDHRAPDVEQYVAAGPSPLHAPD
- a CDS encoding LysR family transcriptional regulator, with amino-acid sequence MSIDLKQLRYFLAVAEEKSFSRAAERLHISQPPLSQQIMKLESELGVRLFTRTTRSFELTVAGKALMLEAAELLARMRMTIDTIRQIDRGEVGRLRVGIVGSAMWGPIPALLEQFQSQYPRVTWTIHELGPNDQWEALRARQIDVGFWREPRIEADVLKQANLRQDLCFREDVCVAINAKHPLAQNEAIELIDIAGEPMLTLHLDQSAEPRYLIQCCVNAGFQPTIFQEAAEPQTLLAMVGAGLGVALLPQTTSRIGWPGVRFLPIRSNPPSANLYITYPVEGDAPVVRAFLNILFPEQPTDA
- a CDS encoding DUF979 domain-containing protein: MITLELFYIVAGLLFLAVAVMNLRDRSNPRRHTTALFWGLYALLYLAGERLPPNLVGALMILMALLAGFGGVIGGKPAVVPEEQRRASSARLGNRLFIPALILPLVTMLGATVFSDVQVAGLPLLDPKHLTLAALGVAALLALGAACWLTRVTPLQGVREARRLVDAISWAFVLPHMLAVLGLLFTEAGVGKAVAHVTTSYIDMDSRFVAVAVFCIGMALFTIVMGNGFAAFPVMAGGVGIPVLVGVYGANPAVMAAIGMFSAYCGTLMTPMAANFNIVPAALLDLPDKNAVIRAQIPTALPLLAANIFLLYFLMNR
- the pcp gene encoding pyroglutamyl-peptidase I, with translation MKTVLLTGFEPFNKATVNPAWEAVRALDGWSGEGFRVEARQLPCVFVDANEALAAMVDELHPDIVIAVGQAGGRAEISVERVAINVDDASILDNAGRQPVDRPIVEDGPAAYFSTLPIKAMVAAMRAKGLAAGVSQTAGTFVCNHVFYGLMHHTAGKPTRAGFIHVPFLPEQAEERPDDPPSMALDDIILGIMTAVDTAVHVERDVAQAGGATH
- a CDS encoding DUF969 domain-containing protein, with the translated sequence MHTAVNLWPLLGVAVIVAGFLLRAHPVLVVVAACGVTGFAAAMPLERILGSLGSAFVKTRNLPLILLLPLAAIGLLERAGLRERAQAAIATVRSATAGRLLIVYLFARETSAAAGLTSLGGQASMVRPLVAPMAEAAAETRYGNLPEPLRHRIRAMSAATDNVGLFFGEDIFVAFGAIVLMQTILNAEGIAVDPLHMALWGIPTAVTAFVIHAWNLRRLDAHIRRTMGEAGGKA
- a CDS encoding pseudouridine-5'-phosphate glycosidase — protein: MQSFLLFSPEVASARAAGKPVVALESTIISHGMPYPQNVQTAREVEQIIRDAGAVPATIAIIGGQICVGLNDAQLELLGASPDALKVSRRDLPYVLATGKLGATTVAATMICAQLAGIEVFVTGGIGGVHRGAETSFDISADLQELSHTSVAVVCAGVKSILDIGLTLEYLETHGVPVLSVGQPGFPAFFTRESGFKADFQLDTPEEQAAFIRTKWQLGLAGGVVVSNPVPAESAMPGEEIDAIIKQALGEAEAQGVKGKAVTPFLLARIKELTEGRSLATNIALVKHNALVGARLAVALNA
- a CDS encoding alpha/beta hydrolase, coding for MDTSKKMAAGITGFASFLWLTLTAAVAANQRRLVFNPCITPECESPRSSGHRTRPVVLRAKDGTRLCGWLLTPLVPGPRPAVMYFGGRSEEVSWVARDAGKLFPGMTVLAMNYRGYGQSHGVPAEIHMIDDGCTLFDWLAELGQVDATRIALVGRSLGSGVAVQVAKQRPVHSVVLITPYDSILAIAKRRFRVMPIEYMLRHRFESIKYAPSLKAPTYILRAFDDDVVPHSHTDQLVGKLATLVGDDTVPGSDHMNIPYLEATQALIASFLTRQFAKPATPPQLPAAEPGASESPKPHIEVGKEVGPKPDVKTLPALPVADTMSAIAK